The following are encoded together in the Candidatus Tumulicola sp. genome:
- a CDS encoding prolyl oligopeptidase family serine peptidase has protein sequence MPLLRIASAALAGCLIVSVAAAAPSLAASGGLTYPTPPSDGTVDTYYGTQVSDPYRPLESIDSAATTAWVSAEAALTRSYLDAIPQRETIKSHLQSMVNYERYSLPFHMRNEYFYTYNSGLQNQAVLYTTHGLDGTPRVLIDPNTLSKDGSVTASGETPSWNARLLAYATQTSGSDWQTWHVRDVASGNDLPDVLQWSKFSAASWLPDDTGFFYERYPAPAAGQTYKAALSAQSVWLHRLGTPQSSDTQFYYRPDHKNWFYGAQVSEDKRYVVLSVSDNSSINSRIGYVDLREAGHKMHELLWKSDAQWSYVDNVGPLFYFTSTLNAPNTRLVAIDVRHPGTMRTVIPESKFALSNASSVGRRFILTYLQDAHSAVRVYARNGQLIRNVDLPGLGDASGFGGFRNDNTTFYSYAGWTTPPTIYSYDITTGASTVYRKPRVSFDPSQYETKEVFYPSKDGTRVPMMISYRKGTAFDGSAPTILYAYGGFDIPMTPYFSAFIAAWLKMGGVYAVANIRGGSEYGEAWHHGGMLGNKQNVFDDFIAAAEYLIANKYTSTPKLAVKGESNGGLLIGAVETQRPDLFGAAVPGVGVLDMLRFDKFTIGNAWIPEYGCSSCGQDNFNWLYKYSPYANVKAGTVYPPTLIMTSDHDDRVFPAHSFKFAARMQAAQAGPAPILLRVQQKGGHGGGTMLSQSIDSTADIYSFLVKSLDVTLPTDW, from the coding sequence ATGCCATTGCTTCGAATTGCGAGCGCCGCTTTAGCGGGCTGCCTGATCGTTTCCGTCGCTGCAGCCGCGCCGTCGCTGGCAGCCTCCGGTGGTCTCACCTACCCCACGCCGCCTTCGGACGGCACCGTCGATACGTATTACGGCACGCAAGTTTCCGATCCGTACCGGCCGCTCGAGAGTATCGATTCGGCGGCGACGACGGCCTGGGTGAGTGCCGAGGCCGCGTTGACGCGCTCGTACCTCGACGCGATCCCGCAGCGCGAGACGATCAAGTCGCACCTGCAGTCGATGGTGAACTACGAACGGTACAGTTTGCCGTTTCACATGCGGAACGAATATTTTTACACGTATAACTCTGGCTTACAGAACCAAGCCGTGCTGTATACCACCCACGGCCTCGATGGTACGCCGCGCGTATTGATCGATCCAAACACGTTGTCGAAAGACGGTTCGGTCACCGCTAGCGGCGAGACGCCGAGCTGGAACGCGCGTTTGCTCGCTTATGCGACGCAGACGTCCGGGTCGGATTGGCAAACGTGGCACGTACGCGACGTCGCTTCGGGCAACGATCTGCCCGACGTCCTGCAGTGGAGCAAATTTTCCGCGGCTTCGTGGTTACCCGACGACACCGGGTTCTTTTACGAGCGCTATCCGGCACCGGCCGCGGGACAAACGTACAAAGCGGCGCTCTCGGCGCAATCGGTCTGGCTGCATCGTTTGGGCACTCCGCAGAGCTCCGACACGCAGTTCTATTATCGCCCGGATCACAAGAACTGGTTCTACGGCGCGCAAGTATCCGAAGACAAACGCTACGTGGTGTTGAGCGTCTCGGATAATTCATCGATTAACTCGCGCATCGGCTACGTCGATTTACGCGAAGCCGGGCACAAAATGCACGAGCTATTGTGGAAGAGCGACGCCCAGTGGAGCTACGTCGATAACGTCGGACCGCTCTTCTACTTTACGAGCACGCTGAACGCACCGAATACCCGGCTGGTCGCAATCGACGTGCGACATCCCGGCACGATGCGGACGGTCATCCCCGAGTCGAAGTTCGCATTGTCGAACGCCTCGTCGGTCGGGCGCCGCTTTATTCTCACGTACCTTCAGGACGCGCATTCGGCGGTTCGCGTGTACGCTCGCAACGGCCAACTCATACGTAACGTCGATTTACCAGGTCTGGGAGACGCTAGCGGTTTCGGCGGTTTTCGCAACGACAATACGACGTTTTATTCGTACGCCGGCTGGACCACGCCGCCGACGATTTATTCGTACGACATTACGACGGGAGCGAGCACGGTGTATCGCAAACCGCGCGTGTCGTTCGACCCGTCGCAATACGAAACGAAGGAAGTGTTCTACCCAAGTAAAGACGGCACGCGCGTGCCGATGATGATTTCCTACCGCAAGGGCACCGCGTTCGACGGGAGCGCACCGACGATTCTGTATGCCTATGGCGGCTTCGACATTCCGATGACGCCGTATTTTTCGGCGTTTATCGCGGCATGGCTTAAAATGGGCGGCGTCTATGCGGTTGCGAACATTCGCGGTGGCTCCGAGTACGGCGAGGCATGGCATCACGGCGGCATGCTGGGCAACAAGCAGAACGTCTTCGACGACTTTATCGCAGCGGCCGAGTATTTAATTGCTAACAAGTACACGTCTACGCCAAAGTTGGCGGTTAAGGGCGAATCGAACGGCGGCTTGCTAATCGGCGCGGTCGAGACGCAGCGCCCCGACTTGTTCGGCGCGGCCGTGCCGGGCGTCGGCGTCTTAGACATGCTGCGCTTTGACAAGTTCACGATCGGCAACGCGTGGATTCCCGAATACGGCTGCTCGTCGTGCGGTCAAGACAACTTTAACTGGCTGTACAAATATTCGCCGTACGCCAACGTCAAAGCGGGAACTGTCTACCCGCCGACCTTGATCATGACGTCCGATCATGACGACCGCGTTTTCCCGGCACACAGCTTTAAGTTCGCCGCGCGAATGCAGGCAGCACAAGCCGGCCCGGCGCCGATCTTGTTGCGCGTCCAGCAAAAGGGCGGTCACGGCGGCGGCACGATGCTGTCGCAGAGCATCGATTCGACCGCCGATATCTATTCGTTCTTGGTAAAGAGTCTGGACGTTACGTTACCTACGGATTGGTAA
- a CDS encoding carboxymuconolactone decarboxylase family protein, whose translation MPEPQTPRERGERLLRLVDGDAVADNLLRTYGEFAPDFLTYLTEFAFGTIYSRAGDLRQRELIAISSLITMGDCERQLETHVHGAFNVGLTQADVVEAVMTLIPYVGFPKALNALAVVKRVVDKRSVSPSRSGGAAPTT comes from the coding sequence GTGCCGGAGCCACAAACGCCGCGCGAGCGCGGCGAGCGGCTCCTGCGCTTGGTCGACGGCGATGCCGTCGCCGACAATTTGCTGCGGACGTACGGCGAGTTCGCGCCGGACTTCCTTACGTACCTTACCGAATTTGCATTCGGTACGATTTATTCGCGCGCGGGCGACCTGCGTCAACGCGAGCTGATCGCGATCTCGTCGCTGATCACCATGGGCGACTGCGAGCGCCAGCTCGAAACGCACGTGCATGGCGCCTTCAACGTCGGCCTGACGCAGGCCGACGTCGTCGAAGCCGTGATGACGCTCATCCCGTACGTCGGATTTCCCAAAGCGCTCAACGCGCTGGCCGTCGTGAAACGCGTGGTCGACAAACGCTCCGTCAGCCCGAGCCGGTCCGGAGGAGCAGCCCCGACCACCTAG
- a CDS encoding multifunctional oxoglutarate decarboxylase/oxoglutarate dehydrogenase thiamine pyrophosphate-binding subunit/dihydrolipoyllysine-residue succinyltransferase subunit, giving the protein MRFMPEATVKVTLPEMGESVAEGSIVEWRKRVGDFVAEGDPLVDVTTDKVDVEVPATASGVIAQIMAGEGDTVAVGAVLAEIDTSQSEGQGNAAASNGSAAAAPAEPVFVEVTLPEMGESVTEGSIVEVRRAVGDWVEEGAVLVEVTTDKVDVEVPAPAAGRVVRIDVKAGDTVPVGAALMQLDSAGSAPPKAPAKAASAKAPAPAALQAAQAPARPGAPADPQARRMAERLEVDLSLVRGSGPNGLILRQDVVTQAGQAHRRPAAGGALAIVQPVPAGAIVTQLKGPAAALTSYMDQSLTIPTATSFRTINVDVLDARRAELNAALRAAGRTEKISFTHVIAFALVTAARTMPFVTYSFRRDENGAPQRIEPGIHLGLAVDSERKDGSRFLVVPVIKNAATLGFAEFRRAYEELVAKARDNKLGADDLQGASFTLTNPGGIGTVASVPRLMAGQGAIVAAGAIGYPPGFAGANVQSLQQLGVSKVMQMTNTYDHRVVQGAQSGEYLRYIDELLQGRHDFFQHVFASFDLQPASVPATPGVPRAAHDAVAPAPSDEMLRAVAAGMAIVSAYRRHGHLAANLDPLGTEPVGDPSLDPQTYGLTPAMQNAIPASVLQVKVPGNTLGDVLPRLRETYSSSIAYEIEHISNATQRAWLRDYIESGKNKIKLSPERQIEVLARLTRVEAFDRYVRKTFLGQKTFSGEGLDVMVPMLEEMLDMFADDGVANAVLGMAHRGRLNVIAHVVNTPYEEVMTEFEAAQYRGELGDDDVMGDVKYHHGATGTFVTSKGKSIAVTLAHNPSHLEAVDPVVEGSARALQTDHGQGEAPHDVRRAVPILIHGDAAFTGQGIVSEVFNLQSLRGYATGGTVHLIANNQIGFTTDAADARSTRYASDLAKGFDVPIVHVNADDVDASIAAVHFAVDFRRAFGRDVLIDLIGYRRFGHNEQDEPAYTQPHMAEKIKSHPTVRELFANKLVNQGLLTADQSRAMADEASARLADVRKSVKGVLATHLSGRKMSGSNTFDGTEVVPVDRAQLVAWNDRLTEAPADFTMHRKLAQQFERRRTTVAERGIVDWGTAEALSFASLLTAGTPIRLTGQDTERGTYSHRHAVFHDTKESGVWIPLQHIAKRQASFELHNSPLSEYACMGFEYGYSTQEPEALVLWEAQYGDFFNGAQIIVDQFIAAGQAKWGQTTRLTLLLPHGYEGGGPEHSSARLERFLQLVAEGNLRVAYPSNAANYYHLLRMQARSPLAVPLVVMTPKSLLRAESASGSLDEMANGGFRPVIDDPRALDRAAIERLILCSGKIYHDLTAHATYAALHKTAVARIELLAPLPAADINRVIAGYPNLKKIVWVQEEPKNMGARAFVRRRLLESKRDGFDIEYIGRGYRASPSEGYAGQHAVEQERIVATALAE; this is encoded by the coding sequence ATGAGGTTCATGCCGGAAGCGACGGTCAAGGTAACGCTGCCCGAAATGGGCGAGTCGGTTGCCGAGGGTTCCATTGTCGAATGGCGCAAGCGCGTCGGCGATTTTGTCGCCGAAGGCGATCCTCTGGTCGATGTGACGACCGATAAGGTCGATGTGGAAGTACCGGCGACCGCCTCAGGCGTCATCGCGCAGATCATGGCAGGCGAGGGCGACACGGTCGCCGTCGGCGCCGTGCTGGCCGAAATCGATACGTCGCAGTCCGAAGGCCAAGGCAATGCCGCCGCGAGCAACGGTTCCGCCGCGGCCGCACCGGCCGAGCCAGTATTCGTCGAGGTAACGCTGCCCGAGATGGGCGAGTCGGTAACTGAAGGCTCGATCGTGGAGGTTCGTCGCGCGGTCGGCGACTGGGTCGAAGAGGGTGCAGTCCTCGTCGAAGTGACGACCGACAAGGTCGACGTCGAAGTTCCCGCGCCGGCCGCGGGTCGCGTCGTCCGCATCGATGTGAAGGCCGGGGACACGGTGCCGGTGGGCGCAGCCCTCATGCAGCTCGATTCCGCGGGATCGGCTCCGCCCAAGGCACCCGCGAAGGCGGCGTCAGCCAAAGCTCCGGCGCCAGCGGCTTTGCAGGCGGCACAAGCTCCGGCCAGACCGGGCGCCCCCGCCGATCCGCAAGCGCGGCGTATGGCCGAACGACTCGAGGTCGACCTGTCCTTAGTGCGGGGCTCCGGCCCAAACGGGTTGATCTTGCGCCAAGATGTTGTCACGCAAGCCGGGCAGGCCCATCGACGCCCCGCCGCCGGTGGTGCGCTTGCGATCGTGCAGCCGGTACCCGCCGGCGCGATCGTAACGCAGCTTAAAGGACCGGCGGCCGCGCTGACGTCCTACATGGATCAAAGTTTGACCATTCCGACGGCCACGAGTTTCCGCACGATCAACGTCGACGTGCTCGATGCTCGTCGCGCGGAACTTAACGCCGCATTACGGGCGGCCGGACGCACCGAAAAGATCTCGTTTACGCACGTCATCGCATTCGCGCTGGTTACCGCAGCGCGGACGATGCCGTTCGTTACGTATTCGTTTCGTCGCGACGAAAACGGCGCGCCGCAGCGCATCGAGCCGGGCATTCATTTAGGCTTGGCGGTCGATAGCGAGCGCAAAGACGGTAGCCGCTTTCTGGTGGTGCCGGTCATTAAGAACGCCGCAACGCTTGGGTTCGCGGAGTTTCGCCGCGCGTATGAAGAGTTGGTTGCAAAAGCGCGCGACAACAAGCTCGGCGCCGACGATCTGCAAGGCGCGTCGTTTACGTTGACCAATCCCGGCGGGATCGGAACGGTCGCGTCGGTTCCGCGATTGATGGCGGGTCAAGGTGCGATCGTTGCGGCCGGAGCGATCGGCTATCCGCCTGGGTTTGCCGGCGCAAACGTACAGTCGCTGCAGCAACTCGGTGTTTCCAAAGTCATGCAGATGACGAACACGTACGATCATCGCGTGGTACAGGGTGCGCAATCCGGTGAGTACTTGCGGTACATCGACGAACTGCTGCAAGGCCGTCACGATTTCTTCCAGCACGTGTTCGCGTCGTTCGATCTGCAGCCGGCGTCCGTTCCGGCAACGCCGGGCGTTCCGCGCGCGGCACACGACGCAGTTGCGCCGGCGCCGTCCGACGAGATGCTGCGCGCCGTTGCGGCCGGCATGGCGATCGTGTCGGCATATCGCCGTCACGGCCACTTAGCAGCCAATCTGGATCCGCTCGGCACCGAACCCGTCGGCGATCCGTCGCTCGATCCGCAAACCTACGGATTGACCCCGGCGATGCAAAATGCCATCCCGGCCTCCGTCTTGCAAGTGAAGGTTCCGGGCAACACGCTGGGCGACGTGCTGCCGCGTCTGCGCGAAACGTACAGTTCGAGCATCGCATACGAAATCGAACACATCTCGAACGCGACGCAGCGCGCGTGGCTGCGCGACTACATCGAGTCCGGCAAGAACAAGATCAAGCTATCTCCCGAGCGGCAAATCGAAGTGCTCGCGCGGTTAACGCGCGTCGAAGCGTTCGATCGCTACGTTCGCAAGACGTTCTTAGGCCAAAAAACGTTTTCGGGGGAAGGCCTCGACGTGATGGTGCCGATGCTCGAGGAAATGCTCGACATGTTCGCCGACGACGGCGTTGCCAACGCGGTACTCGGCATGGCACATCGCGGCCGTCTCAACGTGATCGCGCACGTCGTCAATACGCCTTACGAAGAAGTGATGACCGAGTTCGAGGCCGCGCAGTATCGCGGCGAACTCGGCGATGACGATGTGATGGGAGACGTAAAATATCATCACGGCGCCACCGGCACGTTCGTCACGTCGAAAGGCAAGTCGATCGCCGTCACGCTGGCCCACAATCCGAGCCATCTCGAAGCGGTCGATCCGGTGGTTGAAGGCAGCGCGCGTGCGCTGCAAACCGATCACGGTCAAGGCGAGGCGCCGCACGACGTCCGCCGCGCAGTTCCGATTCTCATCCACGGCGACGCCGCGTTCACCGGACAAGGTATCGTTTCGGAAGTCTTCAACCTGCAGTCGCTGCGCGGATACGCGACGGGCGGCACCGTGCATTTGATCGCCAACAATCAAATTGGTTTTACGACCGATGCCGCCGACGCACGCTCCACGCGCTATGCGTCGGACCTCGCAAAGGGCTTCGACGTCCCGATCGTGCACGTCAATGCCGACGACGTCGACGCATCCATTGCGGCCGTGCACTTCGCGGTCGATTTCCGTCGTGCGTTCGGTCGAGACGTGCTGATCGATCTCATCGGCTACCGCCGGTTTGGCCACAACGAACAGGACGAGCCGGCTTACACGCAGCCGCACATGGCCGAAAAGATCAAATCGCATCCGACGGTGCGCGAGTTGTTCGCGAACAAACTCGTCAATCAAGGATTGCTGACGGCCGATCAGTCACGGGCGATGGCCGACGAAGCCTCCGCGCGCTTGGCGGACGTCCGCAAGTCGGTCAAGGGCGTCTTAGCAACGCATTTGAGCGGACGCAAGATGTCGGGCAGCAACACGTTCGACGGAACCGAAGTGGTGCCGGTCGACCGCGCGCAGCTCGTGGCGTGGAACGATCGTCTGACCGAAGCGCCGGCCGATTTCACGATGCATCGCAAGCTGGCCCAGCAGTTCGAACGCCGCCGCACCACTGTGGCGGAACGCGGCATCGTCGATTGGGGTACGGCCGAAGCGTTGTCGTTCGCATCGCTGCTCACGGCGGGAACGCCGATCCGCCTCACCGGCCAGGACACCGAACGCGGCACGTATAGCCATCGTCACGCGGTATTTCACGATACCAAAGAGTCGGGCGTGTGGATCCCGCTACAGCATATCGCCAAGCGCCAAGCGTCGTTCGAACTGCACAACAGTCCGCTTTCAGAGTACGCGTGCATGGGCTTCGAGTACGGTTACTCCACGCAAGAGCCCGAAGCGCTGGTGTTGTGGGAAGCGCAGTACGGCGACTTCTTCAACGGTGCGCAGATTATCGTCGACCAATTCATTGCCGCCGGACAAGCAAAGTGGGGGCAGACGACGCGCCTCACGCTGCTGCTGCCGCACGGCTACGAAGGCGGCGGCCCGGAACATTCCAGCGCGCGTCTCGAACGGTTCTTACAGTTGGTCGCCGAGGGCAACTTACGCGTTGCCTATCCGTCGAACGCAGCGAACTACTATCATCTGTTGCGCATGCAAGCCCGCTCGCCGCTCGCCGTGCCGCTGGTTGTGATGACGCCGAAATCGTTGCTTCGCGCGGAAAGCGCGTCGGGCTCGCTCGACGAGATGGCCAACGGTGGATTCCGTCCGGTCATCGACGATCCGCGAGCGCTCGACCGTGCCGCGATCGAACGGCTGATTCTGTGCAGCGGAAAAATCTATCACGATCTCACCGCGCACGCGACCTACGCAGCGCTGCACAAGACCGCGGTTGCGAGAATCGAGTTGCTCGCTCCGCTTCCGGCGGCCGACATTAACAGAGTCATCGCAGGCTATCCGAATCTCAAGAAGATCGTTTGGGTACAGGAAGAGCCGAAGAATATGGGGGCGCGCGCGTTCGTCCGCCGTCGCTTGCTGGAAAGTAAGCGCGACGGATTCGACATCGAATACATCGGCCGGGGCTACCGCGCCAGCCCGAGCGAAGGCTATGCGGGCCAACACGCCGTCGAGCAGGAGCGTATCGTCGCAACGGCGCTGGCCGAATAG
- a CDS encoding dienelactone hydrolase family protein has product MTSPADPNRSTSLQLRRGAFVGFVAAAGAAAGTLPAFAATLPPVPEDDPSIVVQHVDLANGKDAIPAYAAWPKNAAAGVPSVVVVMHIWGVDTSIREVVRRLAAAGYAAIAPDLYARFGAPSGDGNNDFTTFRPYAKKLERPQFVGDVASAADWLSAKFAGTKTAVLGFCMGGRMAMQAAIDTGHRFVAVAPFYGSFDDVDPATIEMPWCGSYGARDTSIPADSVDAFVAKLTVPHDVKIYDDAGHAFMDDHRASYVPSAAADAWQRVLAFFKRYMTATQS; this is encoded by the coding sequence ATGACTTCGCCCGCAGATCCCAATCGCTCGACGTCGTTACAACTTCGTCGTGGTGCGTTCGTCGGGTTCGTCGCAGCTGCCGGTGCGGCGGCCGGGACGCTCCCGGCATTTGCCGCGACGTTGCCGCCGGTGCCCGAAGACGACCCGAGCATCGTCGTGCAGCACGTCGACCTTGCGAACGGGAAAGACGCGATTCCGGCCTACGCCGCGTGGCCGAAGAACGCGGCCGCCGGCGTGCCGTCAGTCGTCGTCGTGATGCATATCTGGGGCGTCGACACATCGATTCGAGAGGTCGTGCGCAGGCTCGCGGCGGCCGGCTACGCCGCGATCGCTCCCGATTTGTACGCTCGTTTCGGCGCCCCCAGCGGCGACGGCAACAACGATTTCACGACCTTTCGTCCGTATGCGAAAAAACTCGAACGTCCACAGTTTGTCGGCGACGTAGCGTCTGCGGCGGACTGGCTCTCGGCGAAGTTTGCGGGAACGAAGACGGCGGTGCTCGGTTTTTGCATGGGCGGACGTATGGCAATGCAAGCCGCTATCGATACGGGCCACCGATTCGTGGCCGTCGCTCCGTTCTACGGATCGTTCGACGACGTCGACCCGGCAACAATCGAAATGCCGTGGTGCGGTTCGTACGGTGCGCGCGACACCAGCATTCCGGCGGATAGCGTCGATGCGTTTGTGGCCAAACTCACGGTTCCGCACGACGTCAAAATCTACGACGACGCCGGCCACGCATTTATGGACGATCATCGCGCGTCGTACGTACCTTCGGCGGCGGCGGATGCCTGGCAACGCGTACTCGCCTTCTTCAAGCGATATATGACGGCAACCCAATCGTGA